The genome window GCTGGGCGATGGGACGGGCAACCTGGTTTCTGCGGGCGAGATCGCGCATGTGAGTTCGGTTGTTTCGATTGCGCGGGGCGACTTTAACCACGACGGCATACCGGATATGGCGGTCTCGGACTCGACTTCAGGTTCGATCACGATTCTGCTGGGGGAGAAAGGCGGTTCCTTCCACACGGAATGGTCTTTTTCCTATGAGAGGCTGGGAATGGCCGAGTATCTTACGGCGGCGGATTTCAATGGGGATGGTTTCACTGACCTGGCAGTTACCAATAAAGATGGCGAGATGATTGAAGTAATGCTTGGTAATGGTCATGGTACTTTTACTGCGTCCCCGGAGTTACGGTCGGTCAAAGACCCTTATTCGCATTGCGCGACTTGATTCCCGTTATGCATTTGGGTCCATTTTGGAATAAAATCGCTCCAGCCTACTGAAAAGAAAGACATGATTTGGTTTTCGCTTTGACCTGGACAGCGATTCCGTTTTATCTTGTCTGTGGAAATCTTTTTGGGAAAGTGTCCCGGGTTGCGATAAGCATTTTGCGATGAGCATGGGAAGCTTTGGAGAAGACCTGCGGATGGAGCGGTTGAACCGCGGCATCGCGCTGGAGAGGATTACCGAGGTTACCAAGATCAGCCCGCGCCACCTGAGGGCGCTGGAGGAGAACGAATTTCGTGTGCTTCCGGGCGGAATTCTGAACAAGGGGATTGTTCGCGGGTACGTGAAAGTTCTTGGACTGGATGAGCTGGATTGGGTATCGCGTTTTCAGCGGGCCTATGTCGCCTCTGGTGAATTGCTGGAAGATGACCGCAACTGGATCGAGTTTGCTGCAAATGTAGGCAGGGCGCGGGTGCGTCCGCGCGATGCGGCTACGGAGCGGTTGAAGTGGGCTGGCGCGATTCTGCTGCTGATGCTGGTTGGACTGGCGGGATTTTTCGCGGTTCGCTATTTTGGGTATCGTTCTGGCTGGTGGCCTACGGTGGTGCCGGGGCGGGAAGCGATGGCCAGTGTTCGATCCAGTCTTGGAATGTTCCTGAAACGCCCTTAGGCTTACGGGTTCAAGAGCGTGGCTTGCTGCTCAGTCCTCTCCGCTCACCCCTCTCATGGAACTGCTGAACCCGCTTTGCTCCCCGTTGAGCGTGGTTGACTTTGCCGCATTCCGGTTTGGGCGATTACCATAGGACGATGCAGTATTGGGCCTAATCCCTTCTCTGGCAGAAGTGCCTGCCGCGGTGACTGATTGTGGGTCATTTGGGTGGGGAGCGAGGCAGCCCGAGATGCACATTTGTATCGGGAGGAAAGAAATTTGAGCGATCGTTTTTTATTTACCTCTGAATCTGTGACGGAAGGCCATCCGGATAAGATTGCCGACCAGATCTCCGACGCGATTCTGGATGCCTGCCTCGAACAGGATCCTTACAGCCGTGTAGCTGCGGAAACGCTGACTGCTACCGGCCTGGTGGTTATCGCGGGCGAAATCACAACCAAGGCTTACGTAGATTTTCAAACGCTGGTGCGTGGCGTGGTGCAGTCGATTGGCTACGATAACGCGCTGTATGGGTTCGATTCGAACACCTGCGCGGTGATCTCGACGATCAACAGGCAGTCTGGCGATATTGCCCAGGGTGTGGATACTGGCGGCGCCGGTGACCAGGGCATGATGTTCGGCTATGCCACCAACGAAACTCCGGAACTGATGCCTGCGGCGATTTCGCTGGCGCATAAGCTGACCAAGCGGCTGAGCGAAGTTCGCAAGAGCGGCAAGCTCTCGTATCTTCGTCCGGACGGCAAGAGCCAGGTCACGGTGGAGTATGACGAGGCGGGCAAGCCGGTTCGCATTGACGCTGTGGTGATTTCGACGCAGCACGCGGAGCATGTCGGCAACGAGGAATTGCGTGGCGACATTCTCAAGCATGTTATCCAGGCTGTGCTGCCGGAAGAGTGGTTGGACGAGAACACGAAGTATCACATCAATCCGACGGGACGTTTTGTTATCGGCGGGCCGATGGGCGATACCGGTCTGACCGGGCGCAAGATTATCGTGGATACCTATGGTGGCGCGGGCCGTCATGGCGGCGGCGCATTCAGCGGCAAGGATCCGACAAAGGTCGATCGTTCTGCGGCGTATGTGGCCCGCTATATTGCCAAGAACATTGTGGCTGCCAAGCTGGCGGATCGTTGCGAAGTGCAGTTGGCTTACGCGATTGGAGTTGCGGAGCCGGTGAGCGTGCTGGTGGAGACGTTTGGCACGGGCAAGATCAGTTCGCAGAAGATCACGGAGCTGGTTCGCAAGAACTTCCTGCTGACGCCGAAGGGGATCATCGACAGCCTGAATCTGCGTCGCCCGATCTATCGCAAGACGGCTGCTTACGGGCACTTTGGACGCAACGAACCCGATTTCACCTGGGAGGCCACCGACAAGGCGGCTACCCTGGCGGAGCAGGCTGGGTTGGTAGCTGCGGCCAAGTAGGTACTTTGTATTTTTAAATTCAACATGGGTCTTTGCCTTCGGGTAAAGGCCCATTTTGTTTGCGGATAGAGGTTGCCTGAATACGACTGTCTCGATGGAGCGTCTATCTCGTAGAATCAGTTGCGTGAAGGTTTAGGAGAAGTCTATGCGTCGTGTCGGGATTGTTCTACTTGGATTGTGCATGGGAGCGCCGTTGCTGGCACAGCAGGCGGGTGCACCGTGGGGCTATGAGGGTAAAGAAGGTCCGCTGAACTGGGGCAAGCTGGACCCCGCTTACAAGGCTTGTGCGTCGGGCAAGGAGCAGTCACCGATCGATATTCGCGGTGCGCACCCGAACAGGAAGCTGCAGCCGATCGAGTTTCACTACATTAGCGGCACAATGGCGCTGGTGAATAACGGACACACGATTCAGATAACTCCGCCGGCGGGGAGTTACATTGTGGTCGACGGTGTGCGCTATGACCTGGTGCAGTTTCATTTTCACCATCCGGGCGAGGAAGCGGTGAAGGGCGCGCTGCCGGATATGTCATTGCACCTGGTGCATAAGAGTGCAGATGGCAGGATTGTGGTGGTTGCTGTCCGGTTGAATGAGGGCAATCCGAATGCTGTGCTGGCGGCGCTGTGGCAGCATCTGCCGAAGACGGTGGGCGCGACGGACAAGCTGACGGAGGAGATGAATCCGGCGGGCTTGTTGCCGGCTGATCGCGCTTATTGGACGTACGAAGGATCGCTGACTGCTCCGCCATGCACGGAAGGCGTGCGCTGGTTGATCTTCAAGCAGCCGGTGGAGCTTTCGCGCAGCCAGTTGCGCAGCTTTGCGACGCTTTACAAGGTCAACAGTCGTTTGATCCAGGCGACGCGTGGACGAAAGATTCAGGCCAGCGAGTAGGGTTGGGGTTTCTCTGGATCTCGGGATTGCCTGCTGTTGTGGGGCGGTCCCGGGATCGGATGATGTGAAATGAAGTTTATGAGTGTGGGTTATTTATCGTCTGTTCTTTAGAGCCAATTATTTATCAAAGATATACGGTTATCGATGTTGCCGAAGTTGGTGCGCTGTAAGGTCAACAAAGCACTACATCTAGTGGCTGGCACTTGACCTGCACCACCTGGAGCGGTATTTTTGCATCTGCGACAGAGTAAAGGCGCGATGCACGGGGTCGAGTTGATTGGGATGGTTTGCCGGGTTTTTCCCGGTGAATTGAGTGGCTCTTCCCTGGGAAATTTCTCGCAAAATTATGACTGTCACTGGCCTGAAATCGCGGCTCTTCCGAGGTGGATCTGGCTCTTTTTGCCTGCTGCTTCATCCAATATCTGGGGGTCTTTTCAGGGCCCTAACCGATTTTCCCTGACCAGTTTCCAGGTTCTGAACAGGTTCTGAAGGAGATTCAATGCCGGATATTTACTCCCCCTCATCCAATTCGCAGAATGCCAGTGGTAGTGCATCCCAGGGTTTTGCGCGTGGTGGCCTGACGTTTACGCGGCGTTTTTCGAAGGCGGGTTTTTCGCCTTACGAGGAAGTGCAGTGGGAAAAGCGTACGGCTTCGATTACCGACTCCAGCGGCAAGTCGATCTTTGAGCAGAAGGATGTGGAGGTGCCGGTCGACTGGTCGATGACGGCGACGAATATCGTGGCCTCGAAGTATCTGCATGGGCAGATGGGCACTCCGGAGCGGGAGACGGGGGTGCGGCAACTGGTGGCGCGCGTGGCGGAGACGATTCGCGACTGGGGCCTGGCGGGGGGATATTTTTCGAGCGCGCAGGATGCTGCGATCTTCCATGACGAACTGGTGTCGATGCTGGTGCAGCAGAAGGTGGCGTTCAATTCGCCGGTGTGGTTCAACGTGGGTTGCGATCGGTTGGAGCCGAATTCGGATGCGCAGAACTGGCATTGGGATTCGCATACGTGTGCTGTGCGTTTTTCGGTGACGGGTTATCGGAAACCGCAGTGCTCGGCTTGCTTTATCAACTCGGTTGAGGATTCGCTGGATGCGATTTTGACGCTGGCGAAGACGGAAGGAATGTTGTTCAAGTGGGGCTCGGGCACGGGGACGAATCTTTCTTCGATTCGCGGCTCGATGGAGCTGCTTTCGGGTGGTGGAACGGCTTCGGGGCCACTGAGTTTCATGCGCGGGTTTGATGCTTTTGCGGGCGTGATCAAGTCGGGCGGCAAGACGCGGCGGGCCGCGAAGATGGTGATCCTCAATGTGGATCATCCGGATATTGTTGACTTCATCGATAGCAAGTCGAAGGAAGAGGCGAAGGCTTTTGCGCTGATTCGCGAGGGCTATGACGGGTCTGGTCCTGACTCGGAGGCTTACTCTTCGATCTTCTTTCAGAATGCGAATAACTCGGTGCGCGTGAATGATGAGTTCATGCGGGCGTATGAGAAAGACGGCGAGTTTACGACCAAGGCGGTGAAGGATGGCTCACCGATCAAGACATACAAGGCGCGCGAGATCATGGGCAAGATTGCCGAGGCGACCTGGCAGTGCGGCGACCCTGGGATGCAGTTCGATTCAACGATCAATCGCTGGCATACGAGCAAAAATTCGGGGCGGATCAATGCGTCGAATCCCTGCTCGGAGTATATGTTTCTGGATAACTCGGCGTGTAACCTGGCGAGCTTTAATTTGATGAAGTTTCTAACTCCGGCGGGGACATTCGATATCCAGGCTTATCGTCATGCTATCTCGGTAGTTATCACGGCGATGGAGATCCTGGTGGATAACTCGGGTTATCCGACGGAGGCGATTGCGAAGAATTCGCATGACTATCGGCCTCTGGGATTGGGTTATGCCAACCTGGGTGCACTGCTGATGGCTTGCGGGTTGCCGTATGACTCGGATGCGGGGCGCGACTTTGCCGGGTGCCTTACGGCGATCATGTGCGGGCAAGCTTATCTGCAATCGTCGATTGTGGCGGCGACTTGCCAGCCGATTGCTTCGGCTACTCCGTTGACGGCTGAGGTTGATCGCCAGGGTGGGGCTTGCCCGGGGTTTTATGTGAATCGTGAGCCGTTCCTGGATGTGATTCGGATGCATCGTGCGGAGGTGAACAAGATAGGCAAATCCAAGCAGAGTGCGGAGCCATTTGTGGTGCCGCAGTTGGAGTCGCTGATTGAAGCGAGCCGCGAGTGCTGGGATATGGCGTTGATTTATGGCGAGCGCTATGGGTATCGGAATTCGCAGACGACGGTGCTGGCTCCGACGGGAACTATCGGCTTCATGATGGACTGTGACACGACGGGTATTGAGCCTGATCTGGCGCTGGTGAAGTACAAGAAGCTGGTAGGCGGCGGGATGATCAAGATTGTGAATCAGACGGTTCCGTCGGCGCTGTTCAAGCTGGGCTACAAGGATGAAGATGTCAACGCGATTGTGAGCTACATTGACGCGACGGGTACGATTGAGGGCGCGCCGGGCATCAAGGCGGAGCATCTGAACGTGTTCGATTGCTCATTCAAGCCGTCGAAGGGTACGCGCTCGATCAACTACATGGGCCACATCAAGATGATGGCGGCAGCGCAGCCGTTTCTTTCGGGAGCGATCTCGAAGACAGTGAATCTGCCGCATGAGGCGACTGCGGAACAGATCGCGGAGGCGTATACGGAAAGCTGGCGGCAGGGGCTGAAGGCTGTCGCGATTTATCGGGATGGTTCAAAGGGTGTGCAGCCGTTGAACACGAGCAACGAGGCCAAGAAGAACGAGGCCAAGAAGAACGAAGCCGAGAAGAGCGAGCTGACGGCGCTGGACGAGGCTGGAGCGCGGTTGCTGGAGGCGATAGCGGCCGGGGCTGCGCGGTCTGAGGCTGCGGAGGCGGATCTCAAGATTGTGGAAGCGCATCTCGCCAACAAGATCAGCGACAAGCTGGAGGTGAGCGCAAGGCAGTTGATTGCCGCGACTATGACGTTTCAGGCGACGATGGAGGCGCTGGCGAAGGCAGCAACGGCTCCAGTTGCGCCGACGCCCATACCGGCGCCAGCACGGGCGGCTGCGGCGTCTGGGAATCAGGATCTGAATGCTCCTCCGAAGGCGGTGCGGCATCGGCTGCCTGAGGAGCGTGCTTCAGTGACGCATAAGTTCTCGATTGCGGGGCATGAGGGCTACATCACTGT of Acidicapsa ligni contains these proteins:
- a CDS encoding helix-turn-helix domain-containing protein, translating into MSMGSFGEDLRMERLNRGIALERITEVTKISPRHLRALEENEFRVLPGGILNKGIVRGYVKVLGLDELDWVSRFQRAYVASGELLEDDRNWIEFAANVGRARVRPRDAATERLKWAGAILLLMLVGLAGFFAVRYFGYRSGWWPTVVPGREAMASVRSSLGMFLKRP
- the metK gene encoding methionine adenosyltransferase is translated as MSDRFLFTSESVTEGHPDKIADQISDAILDACLEQDPYSRVAAETLTATGLVVIAGEITTKAYVDFQTLVRGVVQSIGYDNALYGFDSNTCAVISTINRQSGDIAQGVDTGGAGDQGMMFGYATNETPELMPAAISLAHKLTKRLSEVRKSGKLSYLRPDGKSQVTVEYDEAGKPVRIDAVVISTQHAEHVGNEELRGDILKHVIQAVLPEEWLDENTKYHINPTGRFVIGGPMGDTGLTGRKIIVDTYGGAGRHGGGAFSGKDPTKVDRSAAYVARYIAKNIVAAKLADRCEVQLAYAIGVAEPVSVLVETFGTGKISSQKITELVRKNFLLTPKGIIDSLNLRRPIYRKTAAYGHFGRNEPDFTWEATDKAATLAEQAGLVAAAK
- a CDS encoding carbonic anhydrase; protein product: MRRVGIVLLGLCMGAPLLAQQAGAPWGYEGKEGPLNWGKLDPAYKACASGKEQSPIDIRGAHPNRKLQPIEFHYISGTMALVNNGHTIQITPPAGSYIVVDGVRYDLVQFHFHHPGEEAVKGALPDMSLHLVHKSADGRIVVVAVRLNEGNPNAVLAALWQHLPKTVGATDKLTEEMNPAGLLPADRAYWTYEGSLTAPPCTEGVRWLIFKQPVELSRSQLRSFATLYKVNSRLIQATRGRKIQASE
- a CDS encoding vitamin B12-dependent ribonucleotide reductase; this translates as MPDIYSPSSNSQNASGSASQGFARGGLTFTRRFSKAGFSPYEEVQWEKRTASITDSSGKSIFEQKDVEVPVDWSMTATNIVASKYLHGQMGTPERETGVRQLVARVAETIRDWGLAGGYFSSAQDAAIFHDELVSMLVQQKVAFNSPVWFNVGCDRLEPNSDAQNWHWDSHTCAVRFSVTGYRKPQCSACFINSVEDSLDAILTLAKTEGMLFKWGSGTGTNLSSIRGSMELLSGGGTASGPLSFMRGFDAFAGVIKSGGKTRRAAKMVILNVDHPDIVDFIDSKSKEEAKAFALIREGYDGSGPDSEAYSSIFFQNANNSVRVNDEFMRAYEKDGEFTTKAVKDGSPIKTYKAREIMGKIAEATWQCGDPGMQFDSTINRWHTSKNSGRINASNPCSEYMFLDNSACNLASFNLMKFLTPAGTFDIQAYRHAISVVITAMEILVDNSGYPTEAIAKNSHDYRPLGLGYANLGALLMACGLPYDSDAGRDFAGCLTAIMCGQAYLQSSIVAATCQPIASATPLTAEVDRQGGACPGFYVNREPFLDVIRMHRAEVNKIGKSKQSAEPFVVPQLESLIEASRECWDMALIYGERYGYRNSQTTVLAPTGTIGFMMDCDTTGIEPDLALVKYKKLVGGGMIKIVNQTVPSALFKLGYKDEDVNAIVSYIDATGTIEGAPGIKAEHLNVFDCSFKPSKGTRSINYMGHIKMMAAAQPFLSGAISKTVNLPHEATAEQIAEAYTESWRQGLKAVAIYRDGSKGVQPLNTSNEAKKNEAKKNEAEKSELTALDEAGARLLEAIAAGAARSEAAEADLKIVEAHLANKISDKLEVSARQLIAATMTFQATMEALAKAATAPVAPTPIPAPARAAAASGNQDLNAPPKAVRHRLPEERASVTHKFSIAGHEGYITVGLYPTGQPGEIFIKMAKEGSTVSGLMDAFATSISLALQHGVPLKVLCEKFAHTRFEPSGWTGNEQIGYAKSLMDYIFRWLQLRFLSGTQLPLFAGLLPPVQQLSAPQSLAPEAEPESAAGVLGVSGSALTKLVEDIARRLNQVSGSTAGSVIGSASAGGAVDRLPETAGMDVPGLAGPAGLAGLADRGLYHAADAMREMYDMGDAPSCGTCGAIMVRSGSCYRCMSCGSTSGCS